Proteins encoded in a region of the Enoplosus armatus isolate fEnoArm2 chromosome 16, fEnoArm2.hap1, whole genome shotgun sequence genome:
- the LOC139298985 gene encoding nuclear transport factor 2-like codes for MACEKVIWQKIGEGFVQEYYNQFDNTNRTGLGNLYSADACLTWEGSPFQGREAIAGKLVNLPFKRIKHIITEQDFQPTIDSCILIMVFGQLQVDDDPPMAFHQVFMLKSQNCAWACTNDVFRLGIHNIPV; via the exons ATGGCTTGCGAGAAAGTAATATGGCAAAAGATTGGAGAGGGCTTTGTCCAAGAATATTACAACCAGTTTGACAATACCAACAGGACGGGACTGGGTAACCTATAT tctGCTGACGCCTGTTTGACGTGGGAAGGATCACCTTTTCAAGGGAGAGAAGCCATTGCTGGCAAATTAGTA AACTTGCCTTTCAAGCGTATTAAGCACATTATCACTGAACAAGACTTCCAGCCCACGATAGATAGTTGTATCCTCATCATGGTGTTTGGACAGTTACAG GTAGATGATGATCCACCAATGGCCTTTCATCAAGTGTTTATGCTCAAGTCCCAAAACTGCGCATGGGCTTGCACAAATGATGTGTTCCGGTTGGGGATACACAACATACCAGTGTAG